TGTCGAGCGTCGTACCGGAACCGCGCTTCTTGGGGCGCTCCCACGGCGGTTGCCGGGTGATCTCCAACCGGCGCCCGTCGACGGTGAGTTCGAGGCGGACCTCCGTGCGGGTGGTCGCAGCGGCATGATCGCTTCGCAGGGTCATGCCCTGTCCGCTCTGGCGGGCCCCCGGAACGGCGCCGTACAGCGCGTAGCACACGGCGTCCAGCACCGACGTCTTGCCCGCCCCCGTCGGCCCGTGCAGCAGGAACAGCCCCGCCGCCGACAGCTCGTCGAAGTCGACCGACTGGGAGCCGCCGAACGGCCCGAAGGCCGTGATGTCCAGCCGGTGCAGCCTCACCGCGCCACCTCCCGCACGGTCTCGTCCGCGCGGACCGCGTCGAACGCGTCCCGCAGCACGGTCTGTTCACGCTCGTCGGGCCCGGCGCCGCGCACATGTGCCACGAAGTCCTCGGCGATCTGCTGGTCGCTGCGGCCGGCCAGCCGCCGGGCGTACGACACATCGGGGTCGCCCGGGGTCCGCTCGGGGTCGAACACGAGGCTGAGCGTGTGCGGGAAGCGCTCACAGAGCCGGGCCATGGGCTCCGCCGGGCGGACCGGGTCGGTGAGGGTCGCCTCGACCCAAGCCTCCTCCTGGGGCAGGAGCCGCGGGTCGGCGAGGAGCTCCTCCAGCGTCCCCCGGATCCGGGCCAGCGCCCGCGGCACCGGGCAGTCGACGCGCTCGGCGGTGACCGCGCCCTCCGCGTCCAGGTCGACCAGCCACATGCTCTTGCGGTGGTCGGTCTCCGAGAAGGAGTACGGCAGCGGGGAGCCGGAGTAGCGCACGCGCTCGGTGATGGCCTGGCTGCCGTGCAGATGCCCGAGGGCCGCGTAGTCGACCCCGTCGAAGACCCCGGAGGGCACGGCGGCCACCCCGCCGACGGTGATGTCCCGCTCGCTGTCGCTGGCCTCGCCGCCGGTGACGAAGGCATGGGCGAGGACGACGGACCGCGTCCCCCGCGCGCGCGTCGCGAGGTCGGCGCGGACACGGTCCATGGCGGCGGCGAGCACAGCCTCGTGGCCCGCCTTCTCCACGCCGAACTCGTCCTTCACCAGGGCGGGTTCCAGATACGGCAGCCCGTAGAAGGCCACGTCACCATGACCATCGGAGAGGACCACGGGCGTCCCGCACGCCGCCGGGTCGGTCCGCAGATGGATGCCGGCGCGTCCGATCAGCCCCGCGCCGACGCCCAGGCGGCGGGCGGAGTCGTGATTCCCGGAGATCATCACCGTCGGCACGCCGAGGTCGGCGAGCCGGTGCAGGGCGGCGTCGAACAGCTCGACCGCGGCGAGCGGCGGCACCGCGCGGTCGTACACGTCTCCCGACACGACCACCGCGTCCACCCCGTGCTCCCGCACGGTCGTGACGAGGTGCCCGATGAACTCGGCCTGGGCTCCGAGCATGTTGACCCGGTGGAACGCCCGGCCGAGATGCCAGTCGGAAGTGTGCAGCAGCCTCATGATCCCCGAGACTAACGGCCGGGTCTGACATCACGGGCGGTTACTCCCGTAATCGTCCGCCACCGCGCTCTTTGTACCCGCCCATCGCATTCAGGCCAACTCGCATGCCTGGGCGAATCCTTGATGGAACGGGCTTCACGTGCCGGACCGGGAAAGGGTTCAGCGACTTTCGGCCAATGTGAAAAGAAGCACCACCGGCCCCTCGCTGCTC
This portion of the Streptomyces canus genome encodes:
- a CDS encoding exonuclease SbcCD subunit D, whose product is MRLLHTSDWHLGRAFHRVNMLGAQAEFIGHLVTTVREHGVDAVVVSGDVYDRAVPPLAAVELFDAALHRLADLGVPTVMISGNHDSARRLGVGAGLIGRAGIHLRTDPAACGTPVVLSDGHGDVAFYGLPYLEPALVKDEFGVEKAGHEAVLAAAMDRVRADLATRARGTRSVVLAHAFVTGGEASDSERDITVGGVAAVPSGVFDGVDYAALGHLHGSQAITERVRYSGSPLPYSFSETDHRKSMWLVDLDAEGAVTAERVDCPVPRALARIRGTLEELLADPRLLPQEEAWVEATLTDPVRPAEPMARLCERFPHTLSLVFDPERTPGDPDVSYARRLAGRSDQQIAEDFVAHVRGAGPDEREQTVLRDAFDAVRADETVREVAR